The Deinococcus yavapaiensis KR-236 genomic sequence TGCCCCTGATCGAAATGATGGGCAAGACGGCCTTCCAAGCGCGGAACCTGGCGCGCGCCGCCGAAATTTTCGACGAGATGGTGAACGACACCGACTGCGGCGTCATTCTGACCCTCGCGGGCAGCATGGTGAGCGCGGGCCAGCGTGAAGTCATCTTGGACCTCCTGCGCGCGAACGCCGTGGACGCCATCGTCTCCACGGGCGCGAACATCGTCGATCAAGACTTCTTCGAAGCGCTCGGCTACCGCCACTACCAAGGCGACATCTTCGCGAACGACGACCAACTGCGCCGTCTGCACATCGACCGCATCTACGACACGTACATCAACGAGGACGAGCTTCGCGTCACGGACGACACCACGCGCGTCATCGCCGACTCGCTCGCGCCCGGCGCGTACTCCAGCCGCGAGTTCATTCGTGAAATGGGCCGCTACCTCGTCGAGAACGGCCTCGGTGAAGGCAGCATCGTTCGTACGGCGTACGAGCTCGACATCCCGATCTTCGTGCCCGCGTTCAGTGACTGCTCGGCCGGCTTCGGTCTCGTCGCGCACCAAGTCGCCAATCCCGACGCGCACGTCTCCATCGACTCGGCCAAGGACTTCCGCGAGCTCACCGAGCTCAAGGTCAAGCACGGCAAGACGGGGCTGTTCATGCTCGGCGGCGGCGTTCCGAAGAACTTCGTCCAAGACGTCGTCGTGTCTGCCGAATTCCTCGGCTACGAAGACATCGAGATGCACGCGTACGCGGTGCAACTCACCGTTGCCGACGAGCGTGACGGCGCCCTCTCGGGCAGCACCCTCAAGGAAGCGAACTCTTGGGGCAAGGTCAGCCTCGCCCGCGAGCAGATGGTCTACGGCGAAATGACCGTGACCTTCCCGCTCATCGCCGGGTACGTCTGGCACAAGCGCAACTGGGAAAAGCGCACGCCGCGCCGCTGGGCGAAGCTCATCGACGGCAAGTTCCCCGTCAAGGTCGCGCAGTAAATCTTCTGAAACACGAAGGGCCGGTCCTCGACCGGCCCTTTTCTCATGGCTCCTACGCGTACGTGCCGACGCGCTCCACCAGCAGATCGTAGAACCCGTTCACGTCGATGTTCATGGCGACGTCGGCGTTCGGAGCCTTGCCCGTGACCCGCCAGAAGTCGCACACGGTTCGGCCCGCCGAGGGGCCGTTCGTCGTGTCGATCTCGACGTACATGGATTTCATTTCGAAGAGATCGGGCCGAACGAGATAGGCGACGACGCACGCGTCGTGGATGGGCGCGCCGTTCCAACCGTAGCGTTCTTCGTGGTGCCCGCGAAAGAAGTCCAGGAGGTCGGCCGTGAACGCGCCCACGGTCGTGCCCAAGGCGCGCAGGCGTGCGACGCGCTCGGGTGACGCGGGCGTTTGGTGCGTGGCGTTGAGGCCGAACATCGTGAGCTTCACGCCCGATTCGAAGACGATTCTGGCGGCTTCCGGGTCGCACAAGATGTTGAACTCGGCGGCGGGCGTCCAATTGCCAAGGTCGACACTGCCGCCCATCAAGACGATGCCCCGCACGTTCTCGGCGAGGCGAGGTTCGAGGCGAAGGGCGAGCGCGACGTTCGTCAGGGAGCCGGTGGGAACGAGGGTGACTTCGCCGGGATTGGCCATGACGGTGTCGACGATGAAGCGCACGGCGTGGAATTCTTCCTCGGAGCGAGTGGGCTCGGGAAGGTGGGGGCCGTCCAGTCCGGACTCGCCGTGCACGGCTTCCGCGCTGATGCGGTCTCGCACGAGCGGACGGTCGGCGCCGCGGTACACGGGCACCGTCGCCTGCAGGACTTCGCGGACGACGAGGGCGTTTCGGGTCGTCTTGTCCACGCCGACGTTGCCGTACACGGTCGTCACGCCGAGCACGCTCAGTTCGGGTGAGGCGAGGGCGAGCATCATGGCGATCGCGTCGTCGTGACCGGGATCGCAGTCGAGAATGATCTTGCGCGGGCTGAGCACGCGGCTAGTGTACACGGGCGAGCAGCACGAGCCCGTTGCGGTGCACGACCTCGTCGAAGTCGTGGTGACCGAGCAGACCGACGATTTCGGCGCTTTGCCGTCCCGAGATGCGCTCGACGTCCTTTGCGGCGTAGTTCGTCAAGCCTTGCGCGAGCGGTCCGCTCGGCCCGTCGATGCGAACGACGTCTCCAAACGAGAAGTCACCGTCGACGCGCATGATGCCACTCGGCAAAAGCGACTTGCCACTTTTGAGGGCCCGCTCGGCGCCCGCGTCGATGATCAAGGTGCCTCTCGGCGTAGCATGCAGCAGCCAACCACGCTTGGCCGTTTGGCGGCGCGGCAAGACGCGCGTGCCGGGGTTTTCGCCTTTCGACCAAGCTTCCAGCCCCGCGCCGCCGCCGCCGAGAATGACCGTCTCGACGCCAGCTTCGGACGCGATGCGCGCCGCCCTGAGCTTCGTCGTCATGCCGCCCGTTCCGAGCGCGCTGCCCGACCCGGACGCGAGGTGCTCGACGTCGCTCACGTCATGCACGACGTCGATGCGTCTCGCGGTGGAGTCGCTTTTCGGATTGGCGGTGTACAGTCCGTCGACGTCGGTGAGCAGCAACAACGTGTCCGCTTCGGCGAGGTACGCGACCCACGCGGAGAGGGTGTCGTTGTCGCCGACCCGCAATTCGGCCGTCGCGACGGTGTCGTTTTCGTTCACGATGGGAACGGCTCCGAGCTTCAGGACGCGCTCCAAGGCGTGCTTGGCGTTCACGAAGCGACCACGCGCCTGCACGTCGTCCGCGCTCAGCAGGATCTGGGCGACGGGTTTCGGCGCGAACGCCCGCGCCCACTCTTGCATCAAGACCGCCTGCCCGATCGCGGCGAGCGCCTGCTTGTGAGGCAGCGTGGCAGGCTTTCCGGCTCCCAGGACGCCGCGACCCGCCGCGACCGCTCCCGACGACACGAGCGTGACCTCGGCATTCAACGATAAGCACGCTCGTGCGATCGCCCAGAGTTTCGGGGGTTCGATGCGGCCCGCGGCATCCGTGAGGCTGCTGGAGCCGATTTTGACGACGACGCGCCTCACCGCACCTGCCCGTCGCCGACGACACGATATTGATGCGTCACCATCTGCGCGAGCCCCATCGGTCCCCGCGCGTGCAGCTTTTGCGTCGAAATCCCGATCTCCGCGCCGAAGCCGAACTCGAAGCCGTCGGTGAAGCGCGTGGAGGCGTTGACGTACACGCACGCCGCGTCCACCTCGTCTTGAAAGCGGCGCGCGGCGGTCAGGCTCTGCGTGACGATCGCTTCGCTGTGCCCCGTACCGTGCCGCTCGATGTGTGCGAGCGCCGCGTCGAGATCGTCCACGATGCGCACGGCGATCACGAGATCGAGGAACTCCGTGTCCCAATCGGCGGGTGAGGCGGGAACGACGCCGGGCGCGTACATTGCGGTGTCACCGTCGCCTCGCACCTCCACGCCCGCCGAGCGCAGCGCTTTGACGGCGGCCGGGGCGAAGAGGGGCGCGACTTCACGGTCGATCAAAAGCGTCTCGAGGGCGTTGCACACGCCGGGTCGCTGTGTCTTGCCGTTGATCAGGAGGTTCAAGGCCATGTCGAGGTTGGCGGCCGAGTGGACGTACAGGTGGCAGTTCCCGACGCCCGTCTCGATGACGGGTACGCGCGCGTTCTCGACGACGTGCGCGATGAGGTTGGCGCCGCCTCTCGGGATGACGAGGTCCACGAGGCCGCGAGCCGTGAGGAGGTCCGTGACGCTTCCTCGGTCGGTTGAATCGACCAAGGTGACGGCGTCCTCGGGCATTCGCGACGCGCGCAAACCTTCGCGCATCGCCGAGACGATCGCGCGGTTGGAGCGCAAGGCGGACGAGCTGCCCCTCAGAACGGCCGCGCTTCCTGCCTTGAGGCAAAGCGCGGCCGCGTCGATAGTGACGTTCGGTCGGCTTTCGTAGATCATGCCGATCACGCCGAACGGCACCGTGACTTGCTGAACGGCCATTCCCTTCGGGTGCCGCCAGCCGCTCACGACTCGCCCGACGGGATCGGGCAGGGCGATGACGTCGTCGAGGGCCGCCAACACGCTCTCGAAGCGGCTCGGCGACAGCGAGAGACGATCGACGAGCGCTTCGGACGTGCCTTTGGCCCGCTCACCCGCGACGTCGACCTCGTTCGCGGCGAGGATGCTCGGCGCCGCGTCTTGCAGCGCGACCTGCACGGCGCGCAGGGCGGCATTCCGATCGAGTCGAGCGAGGGGTCGGCTCGCCGTTTTCGCGCGCCGCAGCAAGTCGTGAATGGACAGCGAGGTCGTCATGAAGGCACTTTAGCGCGCTCGCGCCGAGAGGCGCCGAGACGTCAAGACGTCGGAACCGGATAGGGAAGGGTGCCTTCGTAGATCGCGCGCCCGACGATCGCCCCTTCGATGCCGAGGTCGTCGAGCAGGGCAATGTCTTCGACGTTGGCGACGCCGCCGCCCACGATGAGCTCGTGCGGCCACCACTCGCGCACCGCGCCCATCAAATCGCGGTCGAGGCCGCGCAAGGTACCGTCACGGCTCACGTCCGTGAAGATGAGGGTTTTGACGCCGTCGGCATGCAAGCGGTTCAGCAGCGCGTCCACGCGCACGCCGCTGCCTTCGGCCCACCCGGCGATCTTGACGTCCATTCCGCGCGCGTCGACGCTCACGACGACGCACGACGGGTCGAACTCGGTCAACAAGGTCGGCACGAGCTTCGGGTCCTTCACGGCGGCCGTGCCGATCACGACGCGTGAAACACCGCCGTCGATGAGCTGCCGAGCGTCCGCCAGCGTCCGCACGCCGCCGCCGACCTCGACGGGAACGCTCACGGTGCGAGCGATGTCCAGCACGAGTTCCCGGTTCGAGCCGCGGCCCGTCGCGGCGTCTAGGTCCACGAGGTGCAACAAGGTCGCGCCGAGATCGGCCCAGTGCGTCGCGGCGTCGAGAGGCGCGTCGAAGTAGACGGTCTCACGGTCGGGGTCGCCTTCGAACAGGCGCACGGCCCGACCTGTTTGGATGTCCACGCAGGGAATGACGAGCGGCATGAGCACGAGTATAGGCGCGCGGGCGACGTCATGTTCGCGCGCTACACTGGCGCAGGGGGAGCGCTTGAAGATCGGGATCATCACCGCGACGTACGCGCCGTCACGCAACGGAGTGGCGACGTCCACGACGCTGTTCGTGAAGGGGCTGCGGGCGCTCGGTCACGAAGTGCGCGTCTTCGCCCCCGAGCATCCTCGCCGGGACGCGGCGGCGTCCGAGGAAGGGGTCTTCCGCTTGCCGAGCACCGCGGTCAGCACGGCGCCCGACTACCCGGTGCTGCTTCCGTGGGCGGCCTCGATGCTCCGCCGCCTTCCTCTACGCGACCTCGATGTCGTGCACACGATGCACCCGTTTCAAGTCGGTCAAGCAGCCCGAGGGATCGCCCGGGCGATCGACGTACCACTTGTGTACACGGCACACACTCAGTACGATCAGTACCTTCACTACATCTATATGCCTCGCCGCTTCGGATTGCGCATGATTCGCCGTCAGGTGCGGCTGTTCGCGCAAAGCGCGGATGCCGTTCTCGTGCCCGGCACGGCGATGGAAGAGGTGTTGCGCCGCTACAAGTTCAAGGGGCGTGTGACGTTGATGCCCAATCCCATCGACTTCGCGGCGTTCGCGAGCGTGCGAGGCGGCGAAGCGCGCGCCTCGCTTGGAATTCCGCGGGACGTGCCGCTTCTGGTCTACCTCGGTCGCCTCGGGCAGGAGAAGAACTTGCCGACGTTGATCGAGGCGTTTCGGTCGGCGTCGACGCGTCTCCCGGGCGCACGCTTGCTGATCGTGGGCGACGGACCGCTGCGGCTCGAACTGGAACGGCGGGCGCGCGGCTTGGCGGTGACCTTCACGGGCGCCGTCGAGTACGCGCGCGTGCCCGCGTACCTCGCGGCGGGCGACGCCTTCGTGACGGCGTCGACCTCCGAGGTGCTGCCGATGAGCATGATCGAAGCGCTCGCGGCGGGGTTGCCGCTCGTGGCGGCCCAGTCTCCGGCGGCGCGCGACCTGATCGGTTCTGGCCCAGGAGGTGTGCTGTGCGCGCCGACGCCCGCCTCGCTGGCGGCCGGGATGGTCAGGGTCGTCACGTCGGCGCGTGCCGCCGAGGCACGCGCCGAAGCCCGCGCCATCGCGCGTCGCTACGACGTGATCGTCCGATCCCGCGAGTTGGCGGGCATCTACGAGACCGTGCAGTCCGAGCAGGGCGCGGTGACCTTGGGCACGCACGGCTTTTCGCCTTGAAGCCGGAATGAAAAGAAAAACACTCCCGTTTGGGAGTGTTTTTTGGTGCCGAAGATGGGACTCGAACCCACACACCTTGCGGCGCTAGTCCCTGAAACTAGTGCGTCTACCAATTCCGCCACCTCGGCACACTGGACGCCTGGGCATCCTCAGGGCGCGCTCAGTGTAGCGAAGGCCGTGAATCTTGTCAAGAAAAGAATGGTGTGCCCGTCTTGCACCGACTCGGGAAGACGCGCTAAGATACTTGGGTTGGAAACTGCCTGACCAGGTTGCGGTCGGGCGTTTCTGCGGCCCAGCAGCAAGAAGGGGAGCTTTCGTGAGAGAAAGCCGTGCTGACCGGAAGCGATGGGCGAAATTCCAGACACCAGAGGGAGTGATCACCACTTGCCAACCGTTCAGCAACTTCTTCGTAAAGGTCGCGCCACGCTGCGCAAAAAGACCAAGGTTCCCGCGCTCAAGAGCAGCCCGCAGCGTCGCGGCGTGTGCACGGTCGTCAAGACGACGACCCCCAAGAAGCCGAACTCCGCGCTTCGTAAGATCGCCCGTGTTCGTTTGACCTCGGGCTTCGAAGTCACGGCGTACATCCCGGGCGAAGGCCACAACCTGCAAGAGCACAGCGTCGTCCTGATTCGCGGCGGCCGTGTGAAGGACTTGCCGGGCGTTCGTTATCACATCGTTCGCGGCAGCCTCGACACCGCAGGGGTCAAGGACCGTAACAAGAGCCGTTCGAAGTACGGCACGAAGAAGCCCAAGGCGGGCGCCGCCGCCGGCGCCAAGAAGAAGTAAAGGAGGTCGTGAACCATGGCACGTCGCCGTAGAGCAGAAGTCCGCCCTGTGCAACCCGACCTCGTTTACAACGATGTCGTCGTCAGCGCGATGATCAACCGCCTCATGCAGGACGGCAAGAAGAACATTGCCTCTCGCATCTTCTACGGAGCGCTTCGCCTCGTGCAAGAGCGCACCGGTCAAAACCCCTTGACGGTCTTCCGTCAAGCCTTCGACAACGTCAAGCCTCGTGTCGAAGTGCGTTCGCGTCGCGTCGGTGGGTCCACGTACCAAGTGCCCGTGGAAGTCAACCCGCGCCGCACGCAAAGCCTCGCGCTGCGCTGGATTCTGGCCGCTTCGGACAGCCGTCCGGAGCGCACGGCGATCGAGCGCCTCGCGGGCGAACTGCTCGACGCCGCGCAAGGTCGCGGTGGCGCGATCAAGAAGAAGGACGACGTCGAGCGCATGGCGGAAGCCAACCGCGCCTACGCCCACTACCGCTGGTAAATTCTCCGCGCCGCAGGTCGCCAAACGCTTCGTGCCATTGGCGACCTTTCGGCGGTCAGGGAACCGAATTTTCGGACAGACACCCGCGACGCGTCGTGCTCGGGAGGAGGTGGGACCCATGAACCAGGACGTCACGGCAGACGAAGCATCATCACAGTTCTTCGCTGCCCGAACCCGTATCTTGCTCGGGTTCCATTTGCCCGAGCATCCTTCGAAGCTTCTCTGATCCACCGCTGACGCTTGTCAGCACCATAGAGGAAGTCATGACGACCCAGACCGGTACGTACCTCAGGTATTTCCGCAATATCGGAATTGCCGCGCACATCGACGCGGGCAAGACCACCACGACCGAGCGCATCCTGTACTACACGGGACGCACGCACAACATCGGCGAAGTGCACGACGGCGCCGCCACGATGGACTGGATGGAGCAGGAGCGCGAGCGCGGCATCACCATCACGGCCGCCGCCACCACCGCGAAGTGGACCCGCTCCGGCGAAGGCCAAGAGTACGTCGTGAACATCATCGACACGCCAGGCCACGTGGACTTCACCATCGAAGTGGAGCGTTCCATGCGCGTGCTCGACGGCGCCGTCGCCGTGTTCGACTCGTCGCAAGGCGTCGAGCCGCAGTCCGAAACGGTGTGGCGTCAAGCCGACCGCTACGGCGTTCCCCGCATCGCGTTCAGCAACAAGATGGACAAGACGGGCGCTTCGTTCGAGCTCGTCATCAACGATATTCGTGAACGCCTCGGCGCGATCCCGGCTCCCATTCAGTACCCCATGGGCCAGGAAAGCGACTTCAAGGGCATTATCGATATCGTGCGCCAGCGCGCGTACACGTACACGAACGACCTCGGCACGGATATCGACGAGCACGACGTGCCCGCCGAGTACGCCGACAAGGTCGCCGAGATGCGCTCGCAGCTCATCGAAGCGGCCGCCGAAGTCGACGAAGAGCTCATGCTGATGTACCTCGAAGGCGAAGAGCCCACCGTCGAGCAACTCGTCACCGCGATTCGCAAGGGAACCATCGAGAAGAAGATCTTCCCCGTGCTTTGCGGCTCGGCCCTCAAGAACAAGGGCGTGCAACTCTTGCTGGACGCCGTGGTCGACTACCTTCCCAGCCCGCTCGAAGTGCCCGCCATCAAGGGCCGCGACGAAGACGGCAACGAGACGGAGTTTCCCGCCGATCCGAGCGGCAAACTCGCTGCTTTGGCGTTCAAGATCATGGCCGACCCCTACGTCGGTCGTTTGACCTTCGTCCGCATCTACTCGGGCACGCTGTCCTCGGGCACGTACGTGTACAACGCTTCCAAGGGCAAGCGTGAGCGCGTCGGTCGCTTGCTGAAGATGCACGCGAACCACCGCGAGGAAGTCAGCGAGCTCAAGGCTGGCGAACTCGGCGCCGTCATCGGCCTCAAGGACGCGGGGACGGGCAACACCCTCATCGGTGACGATGACGACCGCGTGCTCCTCGAGTCGATCGACGTTCCCGAGCCCGTCATCAAGCTCGCGATCGAGCCGAAGACGAAGGCCGACCAAGAGCGCATGGGCAACGGACTGTCGCGCCTCGCCGAAGAAGACCCGACCTTCAAGGTCGAGACGGACGCCGAGAGCGGTCAAACGACGATCGCCGGGATGGGCGAGCTTCACCTCGAGATCCTCGTCGATCGCCTCAAGCGCGAGTACAAGGTCGAAGCGAACGTCGGCGCTCCACAAGTGGCGTACCGTGAAACGATCACGAGGGCCGTGGACGTCGAAGGCAAGTTCGTTCGTCAGTCCGGTGGTCGAGGTCAGTACGGCCACGTCAAGATCAAGGCCGAGCCCCTGCAGCCCGGCGAAGGCTTCGTCTTCGAGAACGCCGTCGTCGGCGGTACGGTTCCGCGCGAATACGTCGGCCCGGCACAGAAGGGGATCGAAGAAGCCATGCAGTCCGGCCCGATGCTCGGCTTCCCGGTCGTGGACATGAAAGTCACGATTTACGACGGCTCGTACCACGAAGTCGACTCGTCGGAAATGGCCTTCAAGATCGCCGGTTCGATGGCGCTCAAGGAAGCCGTTCAGAAGGGTGCTCCCGCCCTGCTCGAGCCGGTCATGCGCGTCGAAGTGACCGTGCCCGAAGACTTCATGGGCGACATCATCGGTGACTTGAACTCGCGCCGTGGCCAGATTCAAGGCATGGAAGCGCGCGGCAACGCGCAAATCGTGAAGGCCTTCGTGCCGCTGAGCGAGATGTTCGGCTACGCGACGGACATGCGTTCCATGACTCAGGGTCGCGCGAGCTACTCCATGTTCTTCGATCACTACAACCAAGTGCCGACGAACATCGCCAACCAATTGATGAGCAAGAAGTAACCGACTCGGTTGCTCGAAACGCCTCCCCTTCGGGGGAGGCGTTTTTGTGTACGATGAAGCGAAAGAAGCAATCGAACTTAGAGCTCGAAGCGATGCGGCGGCGAGTTGTCATAGCGTATTTCTCGCGCGGTGCACAGAAAAACTGAGACAAAGTGTCCAATCGTGGAGCATGTCCGGCCTCTGGAGTGGGATTCTTGCATTTTGTCGCTTAAAATGTGAACATACCGTCAGGTCAGGTATGAAGGCGCGGTTAAGTCGGCCACAGTGAGGGATCGGA encodes the following:
- the fusA gene encoding elongation factor G — its product is MTTQTGTYLRYFRNIGIAAHIDAGKTTTTERILYYTGRTHNIGEVHDGAATMDWMEQERERGITITAAATTAKWTRSGEGQEYVVNIIDTPGHVDFTIEVERSMRVLDGAVAVFDSSQGVEPQSETVWRQADRYGVPRIAFSNKMDKTGASFELVINDIRERLGAIPAPIQYPMGQESDFKGIIDIVRQRAYTYTNDLGTDIDEHDVPAEYADKVAEMRSQLIEAAAEVDEELMLMYLEGEEPTVEQLVTAIRKGTIEKKIFPVLCGSALKNKGVQLLLDAVVDYLPSPLEVPAIKGRDEDGNETEFPADPSGKLAALAFKIMADPYVGRLTFVRIYSGTLSSGTYVYNASKGKRERVGRLLKMHANHREEVSELKAGELGAVIGLKDAGTGNTLIGDDDDRVLLESIDVPEPVIKLAIEPKTKADQERMGNGLSRLAEEDPTFKVETDAESGQTTIAGMGELHLEILVDRLKREYKVEANVGAPQVAYRETITRAVDVEGKFVRQSGGRGQYGHVKIKAEPLQPGEGFVFENAVVGGTVPREYVGPAQKGIEEAMQSGPMLGFPVVDMKVTIYDGSYHEVDSSEMAFKIAGSMALKEAVQKGAPALLEPVMRVEVTVPEDFMGDIIGDLNSRRGQIQGMEARGNAQIVKAFVPLSEMFGYATDMRSMTQGRASYSMFFDHYNQVPTNIANQLMSKK
- the rpsL gene encoding 30S ribosomal protein S12, translating into MPTVQQLLRKGRATLRKKTKVPALKSSPQRRGVCTVVKTTTPKKPNSALRKIARVRLTSGFEVTAYIPGEGHNLQEHSVVLIRGGRVKDLPGVRYHIVRGSLDTAGVKDRNKSRSKYGTKKPKAGAAAGAKKK
- the hisA gene encoding 1-(5-phosphoribosyl)-5-[(5-phosphoribosylamino)methylideneamino]imidazole-4-carboxamide isomerase, encoding MPLVIPCVDIQTGRAVRLFEGDPDRETVYFDAPLDAATHWADLGATLLHLVDLDAATGRGSNRELVLDIARTVSVPVEVGGGVRTLADARQLIDGGVSRVVIGTAAVKDPKLVPTLLTEFDPSCVVVSVDARGMDVKIAGWAEGSGVRVDALLNRLHADGVKTLIFTDVSRDGTLRGLDRDLMGAVREWWPHELIVGGGVANVEDIALLDDLGIEGAIVGRAIYEGTLPYPVPTS
- a CDS encoding glutamate-5-semialdehyde dehydrogenase; its protein translation is MTTSLSIHDLLRRAKTASRPLARLDRNAALRAVQVALQDAAPSILAANEVDVAGERAKGTSEALVDRLSLSPSRFESVLAALDDVIALPDPVGRVVSGWRHPKGMAVQQVTVPFGVIGMIYESRPNVTIDAAALCLKAGSAAVLRGSSSALRSNRAIVSAMREGLRASRMPEDAVTLVDSTDRGSVTDLLTARGLVDLVIPRGGANLIAHVVENARVPVIETGVGNCHLYVHSAANLDMALNLLINGKTQRPGVCNALETLLIDREVAPLFAPAAVKALRSAGVEVRGDGDTAMYAPGVVPASPADWDTEFLDLVIAVRIVDDLDAALAHIERHGTGHSEAIVTQSLTAARRFQDEVDAACVYVNASTRFTDGFEFGFGAEIGISTQKLHARGPMGLAQMVTHQYRVVGDGQVR
- the rpsG gene encoding 30S ribosomal protein S7; its protein translation is MARRRRAEVRPVQPDLVYNDVVVSAMINRLMQDGKKNIASRIFYGALRLVQERTGQNPLTVFRQAFDNVKPRVEVRSRRVGGSTYQVPVEVNPRRTQSLALRWILAASDSRPERTAIERLAGELLDAAQGRGGAIKKKDDVERMAEANRAYAHYRW
- a CDS encoding glycosyltransferase → MKIGIITATYAPSRNGVATSTTLFVKGLRALGHEVRVFAPEHPRRDAAASEEGVFRLPSTAVSTAPDYPVLLPWAASMLRRLPLRDLDVVHTMHPFQVGQAARGIARAIDVPLVYTAHTQYDQYLHYIYMPRRFGLRMIRRQVRLFAQSADAVLVPGTAMEEVLRRYKFKGRVTLMPNPIDFAAFASVRGGEARASLGIPRDVPLLVYLGRLGQEKNLPTLIEAFRSASTRLPGARLLIVGDGPLRLELERRARGLAVTFTGAVEYARVPAYLAAGDAFVTASTSEVLPMSMIEALAAGLPLVAAQSPAARDLIGSGPGGVLCAPTPASLAAGMVRVVTSARAAEARAEARAIARRYDVIVRSRELAGIYETVQSEQGAVTLGTHGFSP
- the proB gene encoding glutamate 5-kinase, with amino-acid sequence MRRVVVKIGSSSLTDAAGRIEPPKLWAIARACLSLNAEVTLVSSGAVAAGRGVLGAGKPATLPHKQALAAIGQAVLMQEWARAFAPKPVAQILLSADDVQARGRFVNAKHALERVLKLGAVPIVNENDTVATAELRVGDNDTLSAWVAYLAEADTLLLLTDVDGLYTANPKSDSTARRIDVVHDVSDVEHLASGSGSALGTGGMTTKLRAARIASEAGVETVILGGGGAGLEAWSKGENPGTRVLPRRQTAKRGWLLHATPRGTLIIDAGAERALKSGKSLLPSGIMRVDGDFSFGDVVRIDGPSGPLAQGLTNYAAKDVERISGRQSAEIVGLLGHHDFDEVVHRNGLVLLARVH
- a CDS encoding nucleoside hydrolase, whose translation is MLSPRKIILDCDPGHDDAIAMMLALASPELSVLGVTTVYGNVGVDKTTRNALVVREVLQATVPVYRGADRPLVRDRISAEAVHGESGLDGPHLPEPTRSEEEFHAVRFIVDTVMANPGEVTLVPTGSLTNVALALRLEPRLAENVRGIVLMGGSVDLGNWTPAAEFNILCDPEAARIVFESGVKLTMFGLNATHQTPASPERVARLRALGTTVGAFTADLLDFFRGHHEERYGWNGAPIHDACVVAYLVRPDLFEMKSMYVEIDTTNGPSAGRTVCDFWRVTGKAPNADVAMNIDVNGFYDLLVERVGTYA
- a CDS encoding 1,9-bis(guanidino)-5-aza-nonane synthase codes for the protein MSEQQDFLRQTVEHLDIKQVNVVPLIEMMGKTAFQARNLARAAEIFDEMVNDTDCGVILTLAGSMVSAGQREVILDLLRANAVDAIVSTGANIVDQDFFEALGYRHYQGDIFANDDQLRRLHIDRIYDTYINEDELRVTDDTTRVIADSLAPGAYSSREFIREMGRYLVENGLGEGSIVRTAYELDIPIFVPAFSDCSAGFGLVAHQVANPDAHVSIDSAKDFRELTELKVKHGKTGLFMLGGGVPKNFVQDVVVSAEFLGYEDIEMHAYAVQLTVADERDGALSGSTLKEANSWGKVSLAREQMVYGEMTVTFPLIAGYVWHKRNWEKRTPRRWAKLIDGKFPVKVAQ